From a single Pochonia chlamydosporia 170 chromosome Unknown PCv3seq00010, whole genome shotgun sequence genomic region:
- a CDS encoding sugar transporter (similar to Talaromyces stipitatus ATCC 10500 XP_002487894.1) encodes MRKEVYLYGIAPCTGGLAFGYDTGSMSGILAMPQFLEFFHHPSNFLQGGITAAILAGAFAGSLLTGAFLADRLGRRYTILLGSTVFTIGCAISCAANNVEALVAGRVINGLGNGCLTMMVTMYQSEIAPREIRGRIISIFQCFVNFGILIAFWIQFGTSHIRSDASWRLPMGLQMVATITLHITMWFMPESPRWLIQQDRQDDALRVLAQVHAGGDIDDAYVHAEFSEIVAKIAFEKSHPPPSYFDLLLGSERRRMWIGIGVQFWQSMTGINVIMYYAVFLFQQAGLSETSSSLLANGLQGVVLNLFTYPNMYYMDKWGRRWPMIIGGIGMGISMLIIGVVMKTGGNPIYDPITQKTNFDFSSPAASQTVIAFVYVYVAVFAITWACVAWVYPPEIFSMSMRGRATSITTATNWFVVSAAVSSYTFLEHQADIV; translated from the exons ATGCGCAAG GAAGTTTACTTGTATGGCATCGCGCCATGCACTGGCGGGCTGGCTTTTGGCTAT GATACCGGCTCAATGA GCGGCATCCTGGCGATGCCTCAGTTTCTCGAATTCTTCCATCATCCAAGCAACTTCTTACAGGGTGGCATCACAGCAGCAATCCTGGCTGGAGCTTTCGCTGGGTCTCTTCTGACCGGTGCATTTCTTGCAGACCGACTTGGCCGCAGGTACACCATCTTGTTAGGATCGACCGTTTTTACCATTGGTTGTGCCATTTCGTGTGCGGCGAACAATGTCGAAGCCCTCGTCGCAGGTCGAGTCATCAATGGtcttggcaatggctgcTTAACTATGATG GTAACCATGTATCAAAGCGAGATTGCACCTCGAGA GATTCGGGGACGAATCATTAGTATATTCCAGTGCTTTGTGAACTTTGGTATACTTATCGCCTTTTGGATTCAGTTCGGAACCAGCCACATTCGAAGTGATGCTTCGTGGCGGCTCCCAATGGGCTTGCAAATGGTT GCCACCATCACACTACACATAACCATGTGGTTCATGCCAGAATCGCCCAGATGGCTAATCCAACAAGATCGCCAAGACGACGCTCTTCGTGTTCTTGCCCAAGTCCATGCGGGCGGCGATATTGACGATGCTTATGTGCACGCCGAATTTTCAGAGATCGTAGCCAAGATTGCTTTTGAGAAGTCCCATCCGCCGCCAAGTTATTTCGATCTCTTGTTAGGGAGCGAGAGGCGGCGCATGTGGATTGGCATAGGAGTA CAATTTTGGCAATCCATGACTGGTATCAATGT AATTATGTATTACGCAGTCTTTTTATTCCAACAAGCCGGACTAAGCGAGACCTCATCATCTCTCCTAGCAAATGGCTTGCAAGGAGTTGTACTTAACCTCTTCACTTATCCTAACATGTACTACATGGACAAATGGGGGCGTCGGTGGCCCATGATCATTGGTGGTATTGGCATGGGGATCTCAATGCTGATAATCGGTGTTGTCATGAAAACGGGTG GAAATCCCATCTATGACCCAATAACCCAAAAAACCAATTTCGACTTCTCTTCACCCGCAGCTTCCCAAACCGTAATTGCCTTTGTTTATGTCTATGTGGCCGTGTTCGCAATCACCTGGGCTTGTGTTGCTTGGGTGTATCCGCCAGAGATCTTCTCTATGAGTATGCGTGGTCGTGCAACGTCAATAACAACCGCGACAAACTGGTTTGTGGTAAGCGCAGCGGTTTCTTCATACACTTTTCTCGAACACCAAGCTGATATTGTTTGA
- a CDS encoding L-galactonate dehydratase (similar to Neurospora crassa OR74A XP_960329.2): MNCKEPKLLDGDSHGHGNNWVPQTSTDIFDIVITAYETHDLRFPTSLDLSGSDAMNPGPNYSSAYIILKTNTALKGYGFSFTIGRGNNLCTEAAGMIAERLIGRSLGDLTQKMGKTWRHLVSDSQLRWVGPEKGAVHLGLSACVNALWDLWGRFLSKPVWQLVADMTPEEFVDCIDFRYILDAITPAEAVRILQQQQTTKAARLEDARLSRAVPAYTTQAGWLGFSDERMIQLIRSNIDAGMDKFKFKVGGNLQDDKRRLKIARDAIGFIEEPTSPDDILGHAAIRAALKPHGVGVATGEHCQNRVMFKQLLQAGAIDYCQIDACRLGGVNEVLAVLLMAKKFNVPIVPHSGGIGLNEYTQHLALINYLSVSGEKSLLEHINSFREVLINPVETKNGYFVTPYEAGYSVQYKLDAMERYAFPNGSFWTSPAGQAIIHGPQE; encoded by the exons ATGAATTGCAAAGAGCCAAAGTTATTAGATGGGGATAGCCACGGCCATGGCAATAACTGGGTTCCTCAAACGTCTACAGACATATTCGATATCGTTATCACAGCATACGAAACACATG ACCTGCGGTTTCCAACAAGTCTGGACTTGTCAGGGTCCGATGCCATGAACCCAGGACCGAATTACAGTTCAGCATACATAATCCTCAAAACAAACACTGCGTTGAAAGGGTACGGTTTTTCGTTCACTATTGGCAGAGGAAACAACCTCTGTACGGAGGCCGCAGGGATGATAGCGGAAAGGCTAATTGGGAGGTCGCTTGGCGACTTGACACAAAAGATGGGCAAAACTTGGCGCCATCTTGTATCTGACTCACAACTGCGTTGGGTCGGCCCAGAGAAGGGTGCCGTGCATCTTGGACTCAGTGCATGTGTCAATGCGCTGTGGGATCTTTGGGGTCGCTTTCTGTCAAAACCGGTGTGGCAGCTGGTTGCGGACATGACTCCAGAAGAGTTCGTAGACTGCATTGACTTCCGTTATATTCTGGATGCCATTACTCCCGCCGAAGCGGTTAGGATattgcagcagcagcagacgaCCAAAGCAGCGAGACTCGAGGATGCAAGACTGAGCAGAGCTGTACCGGCTTATACCACCCAAGCCggttggcttggcttctcTGACGAGAGAATGATACAGCTTATTCGGTCTAACATTGATGCAGGCATGGACAAATTTAAGTTCAAGGTCGGTGGAAATCTGCAAGACGACAAACGCCGCTTGAAGATTGCAAGAGACGCAATTGG CTTTATCGAGGAACCGACCTCTCCTGACGacattcttggccatgcagCGATTCGCGCGGCGTTGAAGCCACATGGAGTTGGCGTTGCAACTGGAGAGCATTGTCAAAATCGAGTCATGTTTAAACAGTTACTACAGGCTGGCGCGATTGACTACTGTCAAATTGACGCCTGTCGGCTGGGAGGCGTAAATGAAGTACTGGCAGTCCTGCTGATGGCGAAGAA ATTTAATGTTCCCATTGTGCCACATAGTGGTGGTATTGGCTTGAACGAATACACGCAGCATCTTGCTTTGATTAACTATCTTTCTGTTTCGGGGGAGAAGAGCCTACTGGAGCATATCAACTCTTTCCGAGAGGTTTTGATCAATCCCGTAGAGACAAAGAACGGCTACTTCGTCACACCGTACGAGGCAGGGTATAGCGTACAATACAAGCTGGATGCGATGGAACGATACGCATTTCCGAATGGCAGCTTCTGGACTAGCCCAGCCGGACAAGCAATTATCCACGGACCACAGGAGTAG